The Deltaproteobacteria bacterium genome includes a window with the following:
- a CDS encoding transcription factor translates to MAVPTLTSISPVTGPTAGGDVVRLTGTGFAPEVAVLFGDAPAEVLSVREEAGVWLADVRTPAHADAVVDVT, encoded by the coding sequence ATGGCCGTGCCCACCCTGACCTCCATCTCGCCCGTGACCGGCCCCACCGCCGGTGGCGACGTCGTGCGCCTGACGGGGACGGGCTTCGCGCCCGAGGTCGCCGTCCTCTTCGGCGACGCGCCCGCCGAGGTGCTCTCGGTCCGCGAGGAGGCGGGTGTCTGGCTCGCCGACGTGCGCACGCCCGCCCATGCCGACGCGGTGGTGGACGTCACC